In a genomic window of Babylonia areolata isolate BAREFJ2019XMU chromosome 3, ASM4173473v1, whole genome shotgun sequence:
- the LOC143280121 gene encoding solute carrier family 4 member 11-like isoform X2 has product MGLVHAKYELLPEKDFAAEVRGFRDLESFLKQAIVMLNLQAQNVRDILAVMVQGILNAQPNSREQFSQEEVMSACFTGESDSLVGRTIQGTIVNSASGSVDFDQSWICVMCDLPRLTQRHTVVARLHQPTNLGVSCQEVLFVILILSPTVQKMTKSALEMGRTFGTLMQDLELRHALADTSSQEDFKQMVRHAAHVLAKHQAVPERRKSHAVIQSSVFDEPEGASRCGFGRGMLGDLKRRLPHYWSDYVDGVRGHKTPHKVAAATLFLYFACVLPNLAFGMLNSNNTNGAIGVKKILFSQMFGGVLFALLGGQPLIVLLTTAPLALYTKIIYSICEDFNLNFSAMFSCVGLWNCFFLLLYSFFDVSKLMKWSSRSTEEIFSLFITFAFSVDAIKDTAANFQTNYFSDACATPANQPSSPAFNNTTTINTTTTITTTTTTLLTTLATNLSSNMSEAGGGGREMMEGSGVGEGECLRESSILFLLLMLGTVWVGITLFNFTKTPFLTAAKREILADYALPLAVLFMSFFGSYVFRDIRSFRLQPRREYVRAGSPGHTAARGGAGCRGPGFLSVPAVLHGPEHLQCPRQHPEQQAEEGGGLPLGPVRRGSHQRVPVAVRLPLGARCPAPLPAARAGPGRHPGDH; this is encoded by the exons ATGGGCCTTGTGCACGCCAAATACGAG CTGCTGCCAGAGAAGGATTTCGCGGCCGAGGTGCGAGGGTTCCGTGACCTGGAGTCCTTCCTCAAGCAGGCCATCGTCATGCTCAACCTGCAG GCCCAGAACGTGCGGGACATCCTGGCGGTGATGGTGCAGGGTATCCTGAACGCCCAGCCCAACTCCCGAGAACAGTTCAGCCAAGAGGAGGTCATGTCTGCCTGCTTCACCGGCGagtcag ACAGTCTTGTTGGAAGGACTATTCAAGGGACTATCGTGAACAGTGCCAGCGGATCTGTGGACTTTGACCAGTCCTGGATCTGTGTCAT GTGTGACCTCCCTCGGCTGACCCAGCGGCACACCGTGGTGGCCAGACTGCACCAGCCCACCAACCTCGGGGTGTCCTGCCAGGAGGTGCTcttcgtcatcctcatcctcagccCCACCGTGCAG AAAATGACCAAGAGCGCCCTGGAGATGGGCCGGACCTTCGGCACCCTGATGCAGGACCTGGAGCTCCGGCACGCCCTGGCCGACACGAGCAGCCAGGAGGACTTCAAGCAGATGGTGCGCCACGCGGCGCACGTGCTGGCCAAGCACCAGGCGGTGCCCGAGCGTCGGAAGTCACACGCCGTCATCCAGTCCTCAGTCTTTGACGAGCCTGAAGGG gcctCCAGATGCGGTTTTGGAAGAGGGATGCTGGGAGATCTGAAACGAAGGCTGCCTCACTACTGGTCAGATTATGTAGACG gggtgcgGGGCCACAAGACGCCGCACAAAGTGGCGGCCGCCACTCTCTTCCTCTACTTCGCCTGCGTTCTGCCCAACTTGGCCTTCGGCATgctcaacagtaacaacaccaacggcGCCATTG gtgtgaagAAGATCCTCTTCTCTCAGATGTTCGGGGGCGTGTTGTTCGCCCTGCTTGGGGGTCAGCCCCTTATCGTCTTGCTGACCACTGCCCCTCTGGCTCTCTACACCAAaa TCATCTACAGCATCTGTGAAGACTTCAACCTCAACTTCAGCGCCATGTTTTCCTGCGTGGGGCTTTGGAACtgcttcttcctgctcctctacTCCTTCTTCGACGTCAGCAAGCTGATGAAGTGGTCCTCCAG GTCCACCGAAGAGATCTTCTCCCTCTTCATCACCTTTGCCTTCTCTGTCGACGCCATAAAGGACACTGCCGCCA ATTTCCAAACCAACTACTTCAGTGACGCTTGTGCCACCCCCGCTAACCAACCCTCTTCCCCTGccttcaacaacaccaccaccattaacaccaccaccaccatcaccaccaccaccaccaccctactaaCGACACTAGCCACTAACCTCAGCAGCAACATGAgcgaagcaggaggaggaggcagggagatGATGGAGGGGTCAGGGGTCGGAGAGGGAGAGTGTCTCCGGGAGAGCAGTATCCTCTTCCTGCTGCTGATGCTGGGGACGGTGTGGGTGGGCATCACCCTCTTCAACTTCACCAAGAc GCCATTCCTGACGGCCGCCAAACGGGAGATCCTGGCAGACTATGCCCTTCCCCTGGCGGTCCTCTTCATGAGCTTCTTCGGCTCCTACGTCTTCAGGGACATCCGGT CCTTTCGCCTACAACCCCGACGAGAGTATGTTCGAGCTGGCTCCCCTGGCCACACTGCCGCTCGGGGCGGTGCTGGGTGCCGCGGGCCtgggtttctctctgtccctgctgtTCTTCATGGACCAGAACATCTCCAGTGCCCTCGTCAACACCCCGAACaacaa GCTGAAGAAGGGGGCGGCCTACCACTGGGACCTGTTCGTCGTGGCTCTCATCAACGGGTTCCTGTCGCTGTTCGCCTTCCCCTGGGTGCACGCTGCCCTGCCCCACTCCCCGCTGCACGTGCGGGCCCTGGCAGACACCCAGGAGATCATTGA
- the LOC143280121 gene encoding solute carrier family 4 member 11-like isoform X1: protein MGLVHAKYELLPEKDFAAEVRGFRDLESFLKQAIVMLNLQAQNVRDILAVMVQGILNAQPNSREQFSQEEVMSACFTGESDSLVGRTIQGTIVNSASGSVDFDQSWICVMCDLPRLTQRHTVVARLHQPTNLGVSCQEVLFVILILSPTVQKMTKSALEMGRTFGTLMQDLELRHALADTSSQEDFKQMVRHAAHVLAKHQAVPERRKSHAVIQSSVFDEPEGASRCGFGRGMLGDLKRRLPHYWSDYVDGVRGHKTPHKVAAATLFLYFACVLPNLAFGMLNSNNTNGAIGVKKILFSQMFGGVLFALLGGQPLIVLLTTAPLALYTKIIYSICEDFNLNFSAMFSCVGLWNCFFLLLYSFFDVSKLMKWSSRSTEEIFSLFITFAFSVDAIKDTAANFQTNYFSDACATPANQPSSPAFNNTTTINTTTTITTTTTTLLTTLATNLSSNMSEAGGGGREMMEGSGVGEGECLRESSILFLLLMLGTVWVGITLFNFTKTPFLTAAKREILADYALPLAVLFMSFFGSYVFRDIRLQPFAYNPDESMFELAPLATLPLGAVLGAAGLGFSLSLLFFMDQNISSALVNTPNNKLKKGAAYHWDLFVVALINGFLSLFAFPWVHAALPHSPLHVRALADTQEIIDQGHVHHIVVHVRETRVTGVVSHVMIGLSMFLLPQPLSYIPRAVLNGLFLYVAITALYGNQFFERVLLLITEQAAYPPNHYIRRVPQRKIHTFTFIQLGQLLLLCVFGFSPIPYMKMIFPLLLMFLMPIRHKLVPKIIDQKFLRALDGH from the exons ATGGGCCTTGTGCACGCCAAATACGAG CTGCTGCCAGAGAAGGATTTCGCGGCCGAGGTGCGAGGGTTCCGTGACCTGGAGTCCTTCCTCAAGCAGGCCATCGTCATGCTCAACCTGCAG GCCCAGAACGTGCGGGACATCCTGGCGGTGATGGTGCAGGGTATCCTGAACGCCCAGCCCAACTCCCGAGAACAGTTCAGCCAAGAGGAGGTCATGTCTGCCTGCTTCACCGGCGagtcag ACAGTCTTGTTGGAAGGACTATTCAAGGGACTATCGTGAACAGTGCCAGCGGATCTGTGGACTTTGACCAGTCCTGGATCTGTGTCAT GTGTGACCTCCCTCGGCTGACCCAGCGGCACACCGTGGTGGCCAGACTGCACCAGCCCACCAACCTCGGGGTGTCCTGCCAGGAGGTGCTcttcgtcatcctcatcctcagccCCACCGTGCAG AAAATGACCAAGAGCGCCCTGGAGATGGGCCGGACCTTCGGCACCCTGATGCAGGACCTGGAGCTCCGGCACGCCCTGGCCGACACGAGCAGCCAGGAGGACTTCAAGCAGATGGTGCGCCACGCGGCGCACGTGCTGGCCAAGCACCAGGCGGTGCCCGAGCGTCGGAAGTCACACGCCGTCATCCAGTCCTCAGTCTTTGACGAGCCTGAAGGG gcctCCAGATGCGGTTTTGGAAGAGGGATGCTGGGAGATCTGAAACGAAGGCTGCCTCACTACTGGTCAGATTATGTAGACG gggtgcgGGGCCACAAGACGCCGCACAAAGTGGCGGCCGCCACTCTCTTCCTCTACTTCGCCTGCGTTCTGCCCAACTTGGCCTTCGGCATgctcaacagtaacaacaccaacggcGCCATTG gtgtgaagAAGATCCTCTTCTCTCAGATGTTCGGGGGCGTGTTGTTCGCCCTGCTTGGGGGTCAGCCCCTTATCGTCTTGCTGACCACTGCCCCTCTGGCTCTCTACACCAAaa TCATCTACAGCATCTGTGAAGACTTCAACCTCAACTTCAGCGCCATGTTTTCCTGCGTGGGGCTTTGGAACtgcttcttcctgctcctctacTCCTTCTTCGACGTCAGCAAGCTGATGAAGTGGTCCTCCAG GTCCACCGAAGAGATCTTCTCCCTCTTCATCACCTTTGCCTTCTCTGTCGACGCCATAAAGGACACTGCCGCCA ATTTCCAAACCAACTACTTCAGTGACGCTTGTGCCACCCCCGCTAACCAACCCTCTTCCCCTGccttcaacaacaccaccaccattaacaccaccaccaccatcaccaccaccaccaccaccctactaaCGACACTAGCCACTAACCTCAGCAGCAACATGAgcgaagcaggaggaggaggcagggagatGATGGAGGGGTCAGGGGTCGGAGAGGGAGAGTGTCTCCGGGAGAGCAGTATCCTCTTCCTGCTGCTGATGCTGGGGACGGTGTGGGTGGGCATCACCCTCTTCAACTTCACCAAGAc GCCATTCCTGACGGCCGCCAAACGGGAGATCCTGGCAGACTATGCCCTTCCCCTGGCGGTCCTCTTCATGAGCTTCTTCGGCTCCTACGTCTTCAGGGACATCCGGT tgcagCCTTTCGCCTACAACCCCGACGAGAGTATGTTCGAGCTGGCTCCCCTGGCCACACTGCCGCTCGGGGCGGTGCTGGGTGCCGCGGGCCtgggtttctctctgtccctgctgtTCTTCATGGACCAGAACATCTCCAGTGCCCTCGTCAACACCCCGAACaacaa GCTGAAGAAGGGGGCGGCCTACCACTGGGACCTGTTCGTCGTGGCTCTCATCAACGGGTTCCTGTCGCTGTTCGCCTTCCCCTGGGTGCACGCTGCCCTGCCCCACTCCCCGCTGCACGTGCGGGCCCTGGCAGACACCCAGGAGATCATTGACCAGGGGCACGTGCACCACAT CGTGGTGCACGTGCGGGAGACGCGCGTGACGGGCGTGGTGTCGCACGTGATGATCGGCCTGTCCATGTTCCTGCTGCCCCAGCCCCTGTCCTACATCCCGCGCGCCGTGCTCAACGGGCTCTTCCTCTACGTGGCCATCACCGCCCTCTACGGCAACCAGTTCTTTGAGCGCGTCCTGCTGCTCATCACTGAGCAG gCGGCCTACCCCCCGAACCACTACATCCGCAGGGTGCCCCAGCGCAAGAtccacaccttcaccttcatccaGCTGGGCCAGCTCCTGCTGCTGTGTGTCTTCGGCTTCAGCCCCATCCCCTACATGAAGATGATCTTCCCGCTGCTGCTCATGTTCCTCATGCCCATCAG GCACAAACTGGTGCCCAAGATCATTGACCAGAAGTTCCTCCGGGCTCTGGATGGTCAttga